The following are from one region of the Nitrospirota bacterium genome:
- a CDS encoding PilX N-terminal domain-containing pilus assembly protein — MRYRITNNEKGVALVVGTLLLLVATAVGVIALSTSTTNVMISGNQRLSEINFAAADSGVSVSIPVIKSAIFERDIASPYGEITVDISDTDPSNGIPDFIDELVGELPVDNDTASKDPNLSFLLGNTTVNVDVDYLYRDYAKGTAIEYASGYEGIGKGAGGKGSVEVYYAINSLGIGNVGSETEVCAIYRDK, encoded by the coding sequence ATGAGATACAGGATAACAAATAATGAAAAGGGCGTGGCCCTTGTTGTGGGCACTCTGCTGCTGCTTGTGGCAACTGCTGTGGGGGTGATAGCCCTTTCAACGTCCACTACCAATGTGATGATCTCCGGTAACCAGAGGCTCAGCGAAATCAATTTTGCCGCTGCCGACAGCGGGGTATCTGTCAGCATACCTGTTATTAAAAGCGCAATCTTCGAAAGAGACATAGCCTCTCCATATGGGGAGATAACCGTGGATATCTCTGATACAGACCCGTCAAACGGTATCCCTGATTTCATTGACGAGCTGGTGGGAGAATTGCCTGTGGACAATGATACCGCATCAAAAGACCCTAACCTGAGCTTTTTACTCGGGAACACAACAGTCAACGTGGACGTGGATTATCTTTACAGGGATTATGCCAAAGGCACGGCCATAGAATATGCCTCGGGCTATGAAGGTATCGGCAAGGGCGCCGGAGGCAAAGGGAGTGTTGAGGTCTATTATGCAATAAACTCCCTGGGCATAGGCAACGTAGGCTCTGAGACGGAAGTATGTGCAATATACAGGGATAAATAA
- a CDS encoding prepilin-type N-terminal cleavage/methylation domain-containing protein — MKKLKTEDRTKNFRFAIRNSQHGFSLVELMIALLITALVLGGIYTAFVVQQRSFIAQDQVTETQGSSKIAFDMIVNDIRNAGYGYPAAEAPQVNGYTSAITLGDALGPNGSDIITLVGGFRDIATIGLPAGQTNVEVGQTDAADNPYLDVCYTGTTKFNDTDKKYISIDGVTYAEITSIESGSSANCADTERLILDRPVDKAFPVDRPVYLVEDVTYRLTTADGMTNCNNAKAGDICLQRVITASGTVTIASDIEDLQFEEIDQNADGNTDRVRVSLLARTAREDPTLEPSTKPYYATGIDLEGNITPDTDRSRRRIWSMEVALKN, encoded by the coding sequence ATGAAAAAACTGAAAACAGAAGACAGAACAAAAAATTTCAGATTCGCAATCCGCAATTCGCAGCATGGGTTCAGCCTCGTTGAATTAATGATTGCACTCCTGATTACCGCCCTGGTGCTGGGTGGGATATATACGGCTTTTGTTGTCCAGCAGCGTTCCTTCATTGCCCAGGATCAGGTCACAGAAACACAGGGCTCTTCAAAGATAGCATTTGACATGATCGTAAACGACATAAGGAATGCCGGCTACGGATACCCTGCCGCCGAAGCGCCCCAGGTAAACGGATACACCAGCGCAATAACACTTGGTGACGCCCTCGGACCAAATGGCAGTGATATTATAACCCTTGTCGGCGGGTTCAGGGATATTGCAACTATAGGACTGCCGGCAGGCCAGACCAATGTTGAGGTTGGGCAAACAGATGCAGCAGACAACCCTTATCTCGATGTATGTTACACGGGTACAACAAAATTTAATGACACAGACAAAAAATACATATCAATAGACGGGGTAACCTATGCTGAAATAACAAGTATAGAATCAGGCAGTTCAGCAAATTGCGCAGATACCGAAAGACTGATCCTTGACAGGCCTGTTGACAAGGCATTCCCTGTGGACAGACCTGTTTATCTTGTAGAGGATGTAACATACCGGTTAACGACAGCCGACGGGATGACTAACTGTAATAATGCTAAAGCCGGTGATATATGTTTGCAGAGGGTGATCACTGCCAGTGGTACAGTTACAATAGCCTCAGATATCGAAGACCTTCAATTTGAAGAAATAGACCAGAATGCAGATGGAAATACAGACCGTGTCAGGGTAAGTCTCCTGGCCAGGACGGCAAGGGAAGACCCGACGCTTGAACCGAGCACAAAGCCGTACTATGCAACAGGCATTGACCTCGAAGGCAATATCACTCCCGACACCGACAGGAGCAGAAGGAGGATATGGTCGATGGAAGTGGCACTGAAGAATTAA